GAGCATGAGCTGGCTTAGAGCCCTGAGTGGCCACCGGCTTGGGCGGGTGCGGGGAAATGACTCCTTCCCTAACTGCTCCACGCCTGGTCCCTGCCTCTACAGGAGCTGGTGGTGAGGATGGCTTCAGGCCCACGTGgggcctcccccaccccaaaagCTTCAAGGATACGGGGATGCCAGCCTCTTCCCCAAGATGATTTTATTGAATGCACACAAAGTTCATCCTTGGGTTTGCAAAGTCAGTCCCACAAGTGAAGAGGCAGCAGTGCTCATGTGAACATGGAGCGCTCACCCCAGTCCTCCAGCACAGCCAGGGCGCCTTGGGGTACACACCCTTCTTCCCTGGGGCTGCCAGCGCCGCCTCTGCCCTATCCCGGATGGGGCCTGGGGATCTGCCCAGGGAGTGAAACTGGAATCTCTGTGAAACACCTAAGTGCCCGGGAGGTGCCCCCATGGCCCAGGAGTGACACGGCTCCCCAAGCAGCCAGAGCCCATTCCTGAGCCAGACAGGTCACAGTTGGCCCAGGAAAAGCCATGTGCCAGGACGGCCACCAAGCCTCCCTGACCATGTGGAGCAGTGGTGGCCTCTTAGACACAGAGGGGGCTCCCTGGGTGACAGATCTCCAGAGAACCCCCCCCTTGTCCCCCTCAGACACCCCTGGGTAGACTGTGTGTCTGACCCATCCCGAATAGGAAATGAGAGCTCGGGTCGAAATGCTCACAATTTCCTGCGTGTCTCAGATGGCTGTTTTCTTAAATGGTCGGGGCATACTTTAACTTGGTTTATGGAAATGAATCAATTTCAAGACTCATCAAATCAATaaggtaaaaaggaaaaagataaacaataaaacattcaCTCTAACTTTGGTGACGGTGGCCTCAGGAATTTCTGTGCTGGCCTGGCGctctgggcaggtggggagggacTGGCTTCTAGCCCTTCTCCTGCTTCTCTGAGGCAGAGACCAAGTTTGTCCTATCTACCCGGCTCTGGAGCAGGGGCTCAGGGCCACTGCCTCGTTCCAACCCAGGAAGGCCAGCTGCCTCCGCATCAGTCTGAGGCATTCCGCTCGACCTTCGACTTGAAATCTGGGTCGCAGCTTCTCAGCTTTGCCCACAAAGCTCCAGATGCCAAGAGGCTGAGACCCAGCTTTGACAGTGAGAAGAGAACCTGGAGGTATCAGAGTGCCAGAGAGTTGGAATGAGGGGGTGGGGGCTCCCCCCAAAACACTCGGATGggtttctattttccttctaGAAATCAGTGTTGCTGGTGCTCGCAGTCCCCGTGCAgggtggctggggctgggcatCACAAGGCAGTCCAGACCCCCTGGTCCCCAGACCCTCCCAGGTCAGAATCAACTGAAGTTTTGGGGTGAAGACACAGGAAAGAACGTGTGTGTATATTGCTAGGAACAGTCTGGAAGTGCCCCACCAGGTAAATCCTCCAGCCCAGGAGGAGTCCTAACTTCAACCCCAAGCCGCCTGTGTCTCGTGCAGAGGAGCTCACACTGGAGGGTAACCCTGCCACTTGTGTCCGAGGAGGTGGGCGTGCAGGGCCTGGCTGTGGTGGAACAGGAGAGCTGGGCTCAGAGGATAGGCCTTCGGAGCCTCTTGGGACACTTCCAGGGGGAAGGTGGGTAGGACTTGGTCTGGGGCAATCATTGGCCCAGCTGACCTCTTTAGTGCAAAACCCAATCAAGGGTGCCGAGGACGGGCAACCGCGGGGTGGGACGGGCACTCAGGAACTGGGTTGATTCCCAGACTGGAACTGGTGCCATTCCGCAGGGCCAGACCTCAGAGATGGGCAgtgtggaggggaggagggggcagcAGAGAGGGGTCCCATCCCTTCCCACCAGCAGAACCTGGGCAGAGAGCGTGGCAGGGGACCCTCGGAACCGCAGCAGTGGACGGACCCTCGGGCCTCGGTGCATCCCCTGCCCTCAGGGCCTGGCTCACTCGAAGGTCTCCCACTGCTTCCTGAGCTGCTCCACCGAGTctggggccggggccggggccggggccggggccaggACCGGACTTGGGCTCACGTCTTGCTTGGTTTTCTGTAACAAATCCTCAAAGGGGTCTCTGGCCTGTTGAGGAGCAGAGGGCCGCAGTGTTGGCTCCAGGCCTTGGgggggcctgggaggcagaagtgggggGTCTGCAGGCCTCAGGGCCAGCCCCTGCTTGGCCTCAGCAGCCCTGGCACTTGAGCGGGCCAGGGGCAACGTTCGGATCCTGGATGGGGCaactgctgggggacccagcgGCTGTAGGGGGCTCATGTGGGTGCCCATGGGCATCTGGCCAAAGAGGTTGGGCATGGAGAGGGCAGAGAGGTTGGGCTGAGACCTGTGAGGGGCACAGAAGCCAGCGCTGGACAGCAGGAGGCCGGATGCAAAAGCCGGCCCCAGGGAAGCTGGAGGGACCCCAAAAGGCCCCGCTGGTGTGGAGACCAGGGACAGGGTTGGTGGGGCTGCTGGCATGGATGGGACAAAGGGGTTGAGTGGTGGCTGTGGGAATGGGGCAGGTGTCCCCGCAGGGGGGAAGCTGAATTGGGGGGTGAATGGGGTGGCTACATTCGGGGCGGCATGGCGTGGCGGGAGGGTGCTGCCTGACCAGGCTGTGCTGAGCGGGTCCAGGAGGGCGAGCAGGGCATCACTGCTCGTGCCTGCAGCCCCGGGGCTGGGGCTGAGTGGCTGAAGCAGTTCAGTGGGGCCTTGGGGGACACCACCAGGGAGGAGCCCTGGACTCAGGGCAGCTCGCCTGTCCCGATCCACCTGCAGCCGCTCTGAGACGTCACCAAGTGCGGCGCCGGCAGCCTGGAGCTTGGCTGGGCGGGGAATGGGTGGTGGAGGCACGATGCCCAGCTCTGGGGTCTTCCTGCCTTGGGGCCGGGGGATGGTGATGCTGCCCAGAGTAGGGGTGGGCACCTCCTCCTTGTCACTGGGGTTCAGGATGCTGTCCCGGTTCTGGGGCCTTCGAGGCAGGGCCAGGGAGTTCCCGAGCAGGGCCGAGGGCTTCTCAGGGGAGGCAGCTGGGGGCTTGCTGGGGATGGCCATGTCATCCTGGCCCAGGCTCCAGAGCTTGTTGTATGGGTGGGTAAGCTTCAAGGCCACTGTCACCCCGCGGCTCCTCTCACTCCCGCCCAGGTCCAGCCTCTgttgggagggaaggagggcggCAGTGACCACAGGCTGAGTTGGGACATATGTGTGCCCATTCCCACACCACTCCTGTGTGCTGAATGCATGTTGGGCCTAGGTGTGTGGCTGATTAGCTCCTCGGACTTGGAACAGCTGGGGACTCCCCCAGGTTACCAGCAGAGGACCCAGGTGTGCTGGGACTCCAAGCCTGTGCTCCGGGAACTCAAGAGAAAGCTCTCGTCCCTTTACACCAGTGGTGGTTGCCAAGGAGTTTTAGGAAAGTGACTCCAGCTACTGGCTGgtcctttttactttttagattgcaggcacctgcaatcACCTGTAAGCCTGGGAGGGTGAGTGAGACTCAGGGCCCGGTAGAAGGCACCTTGGctggggagaaaggaggaggcCAAGTtggagtcctggctctgccacttgtaAGCCACATGGCCCGGGCACCAGTCCCCTTCTCCTGGCCCAGGTCCTTGTTCCCAGCAGGGAACACTCATGAATGACTGGAGCTCTGTGAACCCCACAGTGTGACCCAGTGATGCAGAGTCAGAAGCCCCCACTTgcaagtaaggaaactgaggcaccgagAAGGGATGTGATGGATTGGACGTCACAATGGGAATTACACACTGATTTGCATTCATAATGCAGAACTAAGAACTTTCATCCAAAGGCTCTGCCAAGGAGCCCTGGCAGGGATGGATGCAATCCCAGTTCCAGCAGGGGCTGCAGCCCCTCTGGGGGTGCAAGGAGAGTGGCTGGCAGCACCCGCCCCCTCGTCTGATGCACACACAGGGTGGGGCAAGTTTCCATCAGGCTCTAGCATCTTCTCCTACCGTCACTGTTAGGGTGGTGTGGGCCCCGGCACCCTGGGAGGGGTTTACAGTCACACTGACCCTAAGTGTTGGCTGAGGGCCTTGGAAAGTCACTGTTTCTCTGTTAGTCTCTTCCACTGTCACATGGGGGTCTGCGGACAGTGCGGGCCTGGCAGGTCCCCTCCCTTGCCTATGCCATACCTGATAGTCAAAGGTCCCTGGCTGCTCCCTCAGGTCTTTGGGGGCACGAAGGTCCTCCAAGCTCTTGGCCTGGCCCAGGGGCTGCAATGCGGCCTCCATGTCCAGGTTGTTGAAGACGTCTTCCAGAAGG
Above is a window of Papio anubis isolate 15944 chromosome 13, Panubis1.0, whole genome shotgun sequence DNA encoding:
- the DENND1A gene encoding DENN domain-containing protein 1A isoform X5 produces the protein MLHLYASMLYERRILIICSKLSTLTACIHGSAAMLYPMYWQHVYIPVLPPHLLDYCCAPMPYLIGIHLSLMEKVRNMALDDVVILNVDTNTLETPFDDLQSLPNDVISSLKNRLKKVSTTTGDGVARAFLKAQAAFFGSYRNALKIEPEEPITFCEEAFVSHYRSGAMRQFLQNATQLQLFKQFIDGRLDLLNSGEGFSDIFEEEINMGEYAGSDKLYHQWLSTVRKGSGAILNTVKTKANPAMKTVYKFAKDHAKMGIKEVKNRLKQKDIAENGCAPTPEEQLPKTAPSPLVEAKDPKLREDRRPITVHFGQVRPPRPHVVKRPKSNITVEGQRTSVPSPEHLVKPLRHYAVFLSEDSSDDECQREEGPSSGFTESFFFSAPFEWPQPYRTLKESDSAEGDEAESPEQQVRKPAGPVPAPTDRAASIDLLEDVFNNLDMEAALQPLGQAKSLEDLRAPKDLREQPGTFDYQRLDLGGSERSRGVTVALKLTHPYNKLWSLGQDDMAIPSKPPAASPEKPSALLGNSLALPRRPQNRDSILNPSDKEEVPTPTLGSITIPRPQGRKTPELGIVPPPPIPRPAKLQAAGAALGDVSERLQVDRDRRAALSPGLLPGGVPQGPTELLQPLSPSPGAAGTSSDALLALLDPLSTAWSGSTLPPRHAAPNVATPFTPQFSFPPAGTPAPFPQPPLNPFVPSMPAAPPTLSLVSTPAGPFGVPPASLGPAFASGLLLSSAGFCAPHRSQPNLSALSMPNLFGQMPMGTHMSPLQPLGPPAVAPSRIRTLPLARSSARAAEAKQGLALRPADPPLLPPRPPQGLEPTLRPSAPQQARDPFEDLLQKTKQDVSPSPVLAPAPAPAPAPDSVEQLRKQWETFE